One genomic window of Mogibacterium diversum includes the following:
- the plsX gene encoding phosphate acyltransferase PlsX, whose amino-acid sequence MRILIDGMGGDHAPQEIVKGAIQAAREIDDTVVIIGAEDLIKAELDVQKWNGSNIEVVNATEVITNNESPAMAVRKKKDSTINRGMKMVKEGEADVFISGGSTGALLAAGLLGLGRIKGIKRPAIAAFFPQIGKDDTTLLLDCGANVDCRPEFLYQFGVMGSIFVQNVKGKESPDVRLLNVGAESEKGDELHKEAYEQLANSSINFQGNIEGREVVSGVCDVVVADGFSGNIFLKSSEGLALSIMGRLKEVLMGGTISKIAALLLAKQLKGMKKDFDYSEEGGAPILGLKGPVLKIHGSSKAYAVYNAILKARDYVESDVTGQIEKAIAESDEISSGEAVKTEA is encoded by the coding sequence ATGAGAATACTAATCGATGGTATGGGCGGTGATCACGCTCCTCAGGAAATAGTAAAGGGTGCGATTCAGGCGGCAAGAGAGATTGACGATACAGTTGTAATCATCGGCGCTGAAGATTTAATAAAAGCAGAACTCGATGTTCAGAAATGGAATGGAAGTAACATAGAGGTCGTGAATGCGACAGAGGTCATAACAAATAACGAATCCCCAGCAATGGCGGTTCGCAAGAAAAAGGATTCGACCATTAATCGTGGAATGAAGATGGTCAAGGAAGGTGAAGCAGATGTCTTCATATCTGGAGGAAGTACAGGCGCACTTCTAGCAGCTGGACTCCTTGGACTTGGGCGAATCAAGGGAATAAAGAGACCTGCCATTGCAGCGTTTTTTCCACAGATAGGAAAAGACGATACCACCCTCTTGTTGGACTGCGGTGCTAACGTAGATTGCAGGCCTGAGTTTCTGTATCAATTCGGTGTGATGGGAAGCATTTTCGTACAGAACGTCAAAGGAAAGGAAAGCCCTGATGTTAGACTTCTCAATGTCGGTGCTGAGTCCGAGAAGGGCGATGAACTCCATAAGGAAGCATACGAACAGTTAGCTAATAGCTCGATTAATTTCCAGGGTAACATCGAAGGCCGAGAAGTTGTATCTGGTGTGTGCGATGTTGTAGTAGCTGATGGATTTTCAGGAAATATATTCCTTAAGAGTTCAGAAGGTCTTGCTTTATCAATTATGGGCAGACTCAAGGAAGTCCTTATGGGCGGAACTATCTCCAAGATAGCAGCGCTACTACTAGCAAAGCAGCTAAAGGGTATGAAGAAGGATTTCGATTATTCCGAAGAGGGCGGAGCTCCTATCTTAGGTCTAAAAGGCCCTGTTCTCAAAATTCATGGTAGCTCAAAAGCCTATGCTGTATATAACGCTATCCTCAAA